The genome window GTCCCTTGACCTCGAAGAGCAGCTCCTGCGCGGTGTCCTGCCCCGGGGTGCCGGTGCCATCCGGTTGAGTAGTAGTCGTGGACATGTTCAGGACCTCCGCGCAATCATCGTCTGGTGCTCGGGCTTCGTGTGGAAGTCGATCGTGCCCGCATGCTGCAGCTCCCGGCGCTTGAACCGCCAGCCCTGCGGGGTGCGGACCATCACGTCGTGGTACTGCCCCAGCACGTAGCCATCCGGGCGTTCGCGCTGGTAACGGTGCCATGCCAGAAGGCCTGAGCGGACCCTCGCCGTGTCCTCGTCCTCAAAGTCGATCTTGATGTTGGAGACGTGGTGGCTGGTGCCGGTGAAGAAGGTGCCCACCCCTTCGAGCGTCTCCCGGTACGCGTCGATGCCCTCGGCTCCGAATCCGGGGCCGTAGGCGACGTAGCAGTCATCCGTGAACAGCTGGGCGAGTTCATCGGTGTAATTCATGTCCAAGAAATACGCGTAGTCGTACAGCGTGTCCTTGATCGCGTCCTTGTCCAGCAGTTGCTGGATGGCTTCCTGAGTCGGCTCCGGCCTCATGTCTTCTCCTGAGTTCTTGGGCGCCGATGCTGGGCGCCCCGGTTGTCAACGTGAGTGTAAATCTACAGTGGTGTTGATTGGGAATCAAGGCTTCGTGAATACGCGGAGGAAGGTCACCAGGTGTCGATTCGACGCCGCTGAGCGGGCTCGTCCGAGCAGTCGGCGGTGGCGGTCAGGACATGGGTGATCCACGAGCGTGTTTCGGCGGGGTCGATGACGTCGTCGATCTCGAAGACGGAGGCCGCGTTGATCGCTTGTCCGCGCTGTCGGTACTCCTCGGTGAGGCGGCGGAGTTCCGCATCGCGTTCCGATCCGGTGGGGATGGCCTGTAGCTCCTTCCGGTAGCCCAGGCGGGCGGCGCCCTCGGGTCCCATGGCGCCGATGTCCCCGGTGGGCCAGGCCACGATGGCGTCCGGGGTGCGGAAGCTCCCTCCGGCCATAGCCTGTCCGCCCAGTCCGTATGATCGCCGGATCACCACACAACAGAAGGGCACCGCGAGGTTGGGTGCGGCCACCAGGAGCCGGCTCACATGGCGCACCGTGGCGCGGGTCTCGGACTCGGGGCCCACCATGAACCCCGGGGTGTCGCACAGGCTAAGGACGGGGAGATCGTGGGCGTCGCACAGCTGGAGGAACCGGGCCATCTTGTCTGCCGCGTCGCTGTCGATGGCGCCGCCGTTCACCCGACCATCATTGGCGATGATCCCCACGGGACGGCCCTCGATTCTCCCCAGGATCGTGAGGGCGGCGCGTCCGAATCCGGCACGCAGTTCCAGGGTGGAGTCCTCGTCACAGAGCACCTCGATGAGCCGGCGGATGTCGAAGGAGCGCCGCGGCTGCTCGGGCACCAGGTCCCTCAGCAACCGCTGGTCGGCACTGGACCACCTTGTCGAGGGACCTTGGAAGTAGCCCAGGTACTTCCTGGCCGTCCTGGCTGCTTCCCGCTCGTCCTGGACGAGGACATCCACCACGCCGTTGGGCACCTGAACGGAGACGGGGCCGATCTCCTCTGCGGTGAAACTGCCCAGCCCCCCGCCTTCGATCATGGCCGGTCCT of Citricoccus sp. K5 contains these proteins:
- a CDS encoding nuclear transport factor 2 family protein yields the protein MRPEPTQEAIQQLLDKDAIKDTLYDYAYFLDMNYTDELAQLFTDDCYVAYGPGFGAEGIDAYRETLEGVGTFFTGTSHHVSNIKIDFEDEDTARVRSGLLAWHRYQRERPDGYVLGQYHDVMVRTPQGWRFKRRELQHAGTIDFHTKPEHQTMIARRS